GCTTGAGGGACAATTTCTGTATCAGGCAGCATTCATCGCAATTACAATATGCGGATGATCTGAAAGCTGGAAAAAGACAAATGAGGCGGAATCAATTTCAAGTAAAACAGTCTCTGATGCAACACGGCAAAGGTTGGGAATTTGAATCCGAATATGGTATTCAAGCTGAAATTTTCATGAATCAGGCAACGCTTCGATCCATGGCATAATAAGACAGGGCTGAATCAGGCAGGCCACGATCTGCCTTTTGTTAGGCTGATAACTGAATGATACCGAAGCCGTTCATTTCCTGTCAAGAAAAAATATATTTCAGCCACCTGATCCGATACTCAGGCTATCCCCCATATTTCGAATACACAATTTATGGATGGGCACCAATCCAAGACCACTTGCCATTCATGCGTCAGTGATATATTCTTTTTAATCAGCAGATGCACCTGATTTCAAAAACTGGGCCGTGCAACCGTTAACTGCCCCGGCCAGTATTATATCCGAGGTATTCATGACATCATTCACCGATCATTACCGGGCGATTCCGGACGTTCCATTCAAAATATATTATGAGCTGATGCCTTATCGGGTCCGGGAAATCCTGCTTGTGTCCAGCCCCTATTTTTTCTTTATCATGGAAGAAGACGGCCGGCTGACAGAAAAAATCATCCATGAATATCGTGGACTCAACCTGATCAATCCTCCGCGGCTGACGTGGGTCCCTGATAGCCGGGAAGCGTTCAGAGCGCTTTCTGATAAAAAATTCGACCTGGTTATCTTTATGCCCCGTGAAGGGGACATGACACCCCGTCAATTCGGAAAACAATTAAAATCAAAACATAAAGATCTTCCTTTATTTCTTCTGGCTCACGCGACCTCGGACCTGCTGTTTGATCCAAAATATTCATATACACCCTTTGTCGATAAAACCTTCATATGGTGCGGCAATACCGATCTGATGATTGCGCTCATCAAGAGCGTCGAAGACCGGATGAATGTCTCATTCGATACCCGGAGAGCAAGTGTAAGGGTGATTATCATGGTCGAGGATTCTCCATATTACTGCTCTTCGGTTCTGCCGTTATTGTATAGAGAAATCGTGGCACAGACACAAGCCGTGATGGAAGATTCGCTGAATGAGGAACATCGGATTCTGAAAATGCAGGCACGGCCCAAAATTCTTCTCGCCCAGAGTTATGAGGAAGCGTTGTCGCTTTACAAAGGATATAAGCAGCATTTGCTCTGCATCATATCGGACATCCGTTTCAGGAAAAACGGCGGCATCGACGATCAGGCCGGCTTTTCACTTCTCTCGAAAATAAAGGAAAAATCACCGGATATACCGTTGCTAATCTTCAGTGCAGAAGAGGCCAACCGCAAAAAAGCGCTGGAAATACCCGCCTTGTTTTTAAACAAAAGCTCGCCTTCCCTTCACATGGAAATTTCTTCTTTTTTAATCAAGCATCTCGGATTTGGCGATTTTATCTTTCGCCTTCCGAACGGCAATGTCATTACTACCGCGGCCAATCTCAGAGAGATGGAAAAAGTTCTCCCGTCTATCCCGCTCGACTCCATTCATCATCATGCCTCGAGACATCATTTTTCAACGTGGTTTATGGCCAGATCTGAAATCCAGCTGGCTTCGGAACTGCGGCATGTCAATGTCAACGATTTTGCCGACTCACAAACGATTAAAGAGCATCTGATCACGTGTCTCAGGCACAGGCGAAAAAATTTACAGGCAGGCGTTATAACGGATTTTTCTTTTTTAACCTTTGATACGGATACGGATTTTATAAAGGTCGGGAAAGGCTCTTTGGGCGGGAAAGCCAGAGGGCTTGCATTTATGCTGTCACTGCTGAAACAGAACCCGGACCTGAAACGTAAATTTCAGGATGTCACGATCAATGTCCCCAGGAGCCTGGTCATTTCAACCGAAGGATTTGATTCGTTTATTACGGAAAACAATTTAAAATCACTTTGCACAAGCAGCCACAGTGATGCGCAAATCAAACTGTTTTTTTTAAACGCAGAGCTTCCGCAATGGCTTTGCAACCAGTTGGAGCTGTTTCTCAAGGCAACCTGTTATCCTCTGGCCATACGGTCTTCGAGCCTTCTGGAAGATGACCAGTTTCATCCTTCCGCGGGCATCTACAGTACCTACATGATCCCAAACAATC
The nucleotide sequence above comes from Desulfobacterales bacterium. Encoded proteins:
- a CDS encoding PEP/pyruvate-binding domain-containing protein, yielding MTSFTDHYRAIPDVPFKIYYELMPYRVREILLVSSPYFFFIMEEDGRLTEKIIHEYRGLNLINPPRLTWVPDSREAFRALSDKKFDLVIFMPREGDMTPRQFGKQLKSKHKDLPLFLLAHATSDLLFDPKYSYTPFVDKTFIWCGNTDLMIALIKSVEDRMNVSFDTRRASVRVIIMVEDSPYYCSSVLPLLYREIVAQTQAVMEDSLNEEHRILKMQARPKILLAQSYEEALSLYKGYKQHLLCIISDIRFRKNGGIDDQAGFSLLSKIKEKSPDIPLLIFSAEEANRKKALEIPALFLNKSSPSLHMEISSFLIKHLGFGDFIFRLPNGNVITTAANLREMEKVLPSIPLDSIHHHASRHHFSTWFMARSEIQLASELRHVNVNDFADSQTIKEHLITCLRHRRKNLQAGVITDFSFLTFDTDTDFIKVGKGSLGGKARGLAFMLSLLKQNPDLKRKFQDVTINVPRSLVISTEGFDSFITENNLKSLCTSSHSDAQIKLFFLNAELPQWLCNQLELFLKATCYPLAIRSSSLLEDDQFHPSAGIYSTYMIPNNHENLQVRMKQLTSAIKLVYASTYLNIPRLLSQSTVHRTEDEKMAVIVQQLVGKPFGDCFYPAISGVARSYNFYPISHMKPEDGIAQIALGLGTIVVENAFGLRFCPAYPLVLPQFSLVNDILDNSQRFFYALDLRPSASSFKSPADFTLKKIDTHDASDHDAVKFASSTYFPEDRRIRDSFISKGHHIITFANILKYNVLPLPEILSEILKIGQEGMGSAIEIEFAVNIAFPTDQKPEFSLLQIRPMASGKTNTRVSIKDEDISQALCFSTHSLGNGIQTVSAIVFVKPDKFDTARTIDMAAEISKINHTFQMKKQKYLLIGPGRWGSADPHLGIPVKWNDISAVAAIVETKTGSLRAEPSQGSHFFHNITSHGISYISISDSENDFIDWDWLLSLPFKRESQFLRIAEFTPPVTIKSDGKKSQACVSGPRKKPAGP